From the Ctenopharyngodon idella isolate HZGC_01 chromosome 3, HZGC01, whole genome shotgun sequence genome, one window contains:
- the LOC127509894 gene encoding zinc finger protein 845-like isoform X2, which yields MQREIICVLQAMSDMIKEEEESKELSEVEEKHHVKPGEKPTCTQCGNGFTTKQHLELHMRIHTDMIKEEEESEELSEVEEKHHVKPGEKPLSCSKTKKTFLKKRRTKKSFTCTQCGKSFTTKQSRDVHMRIHTGERPFTCDQCGKSLLTKQSLDVHMRIHTGERPFTCGQCGKSFTTKQSLNFHMRVHTGEKPFTCDQCGKRISSNRNLEIHMRIHTGEKPYVCSQCGNSFTSKHSLDVHFRVHTGEKPFTCDQCGKSFSNNRNLEIHMRTHTGEKPFACDQCGKTFIGSSNLKKHLTVHTKEKPYSCSVCGKSFSRRQSLQKHQKIHTDVRGYMCFEGGKTFISGSDFKKHQRIHTGEKHYKCSDSDKKISLSSSLKTHKRIHMGEKHYKCSHCDKRFSDSSSLKRHEMIHTGEKHFKCSHCDKRFNVSANLKTHERIHTGEKPYKCSHCDMKFNVSSNLKTHERIHTEEKPYKCSHCDKRFSLSLSLKRHERIHTGEKYFKCSHCDKRFSQSSHLKRHEMIHMGEKLYKCSYCDKRFNVSANLKTHERIHTGEKHFKCSHCDMRFNVSSNLKTHERIHTGEKPYKCSHCDKRFSLSSHLKRHERIHTGEKHFKCSHCDKRFSDSSSLKRHERIHTGEKHFKCSHCDKRFNVSANLKTHERIHTGEKHFKCSHCDKRFSVSSNLKTHERIHTGEKHYKCSHCDMRFSVSSNLKTHERIHTGEKHYKCSHCDKRFSLSSSLKKHERIHSREKPRV from the exons aTATGAttaaagaggaggaggagagtaaagaactgagtgaagtggaggagaaacatcatgtcaaacctggagaaaaaccaacctgcactcagtgtggaaacgGCTTCACAACCAAACAACATCTTGAGcttcacatgagaattcatactg ATATGATtaaagaggaggaggaaagTGAAGAATTGAGTGAAGTGGAGGAGAAACATCATGTCAaacctggagaaaaacctttgaGTTGCTCAAAgactaaaaagacatttttaaagaaaagaagaacCAAGAAATCTTTcacctgcactcagtgtggaaagagtttcacaaccAAACAGAGTCGTGATGTTCACATGagaatccacactggagagagaccattcacatgtgatcagtgtggaaagagtttatTAACCAAACAGAGTCTTGATGTTCACATGagaatccacactggagagagaccGTTCACATGtggtcagtgtggaaagagtttcacaaccAAACAAAGTCTTAAttttcacatgagagttcatactggtgagaagccgttcacatgcgatcagtgtggaaagagaaTCTCAAGCAATCGTAATCTTGAGAttcacatgaggatccacactggagagaagccgtatgTATGCAGTCAATGTGGAAACAGTTTCACATCCAAACACAGTCTTGATGTTCACTTtagagttcatactggagagaagccattcacatgtgaccagtgtggaaagagcttctCAAACAATCGTAATCTTGAGATTCACATGAGGACCCACACCGGAGAGAAACCATTCGcatgtgatcaatgtggcaAAACATTTATTGGGTCATCAAACCTGAAGAAACACCTGACAGTTCATACGAAGGAGAAGCCATattcatgttctgtgtgtggaaagagtttttcacggCGGCAAAGTTTACAAAAACATCAGAAAATACATACTGATGTGAGAGGGTACATGTGCTTTGAGGGTGGGAAGACTTTTATTTCAGGGAGCGATTTTAAAAAACACCAGAGAATTCACACCGGAGAAAAACATTACAAGTGTTCAGACAGCGACAAAAAAATTAGTCTTTCATCATCTCTGAAAACACACAAGAGGATCCACATGGGAGAAAAAcattacaagtgttcacactgtgacaagagattcagtgatTCATCATCTCTGAAAAGACATGAGATGATCCACACgggagaaaaacatttcaagtgttcacactgtgacaagagattcaatgTGTCAGcaaatctgaaaacacatgagaggatccacactggagaaaaaccttacaagtgttcacactgtgacatgAAATTCAATGTGTCATcaaatctgaaaacacatgagaggatccacactgaagaaaaaccttacaagtgttcacactgcgacaagagattcagtctgTCATTATCTCTGAAaagacatgagaggatccacacaggagaaaaatatttcaagtgttcacactgtgacaagagattcagtcagtCATCACATCTGAAAAGACATGAGATGATCCACATGGGAGAAAAACTTTACAAATGTTCatactgtgacaagagattcaatgTGTCAGcaaatctgaaaacacatgagaggatccacactggagaaaaacatttcaagtgttcacactgtgacatgAGATTCAATGTGTCATcaaatctgaaaacacatgagaggatccacactggagaaaaaccttacaagtgttcacactgtgacaagagattcagtctgTCATCACATCTGAAaagacatgagaggatccacacaggagaaaaacatttcaagtgttcacactgtgacaagagattcagtgattcatcatctctgaaaagacatgagaggatccacacgggagaaaaacatttcaagtgttcacactgtgacaagagattcaatgTGTCAGcaaatctgaaaacacatgagaggatccacactggagaaaaacatttcaagtgttcacactgtgacaagagattcagtgtgtcatcaaatctgaaaacacatgagaggatccacactggagaaaaacattacaagtgttcacactgtgacatgAGATTCAGTGTGTCATcaaatctgaaaacacatgagaggatccacactggagaaaaacattacaagtgttcacactgtgacaagagattcagtctgTCATCGTCTCTGAAAaaacatgagaggatccacagcaGAGAGAAGCCACGTGTGTAA
- the LOC127509894 gene encoding zinc finger protein 845-like isoform X1 — protein MTEIPVMTSTDNNMQKEIICVLQAMSDMIKEEEESKELSEVEEKHHVKPGEKPTCTQCGNGFTTKQHLELHMRIHTDMIKEEEESEELSEVEEKHHVKPGEKPLSCSKTKKTFLKKRRTKKSFTCTQCGKSFTTKQSRDVHMRIHTGERPFTCDQCGKSLLTKQSLDVHMRIHTGERPFTCGQCGKSFTTKQSLNFHMRVHTGEKPFTCDQCGKRISSNRNLEIHMRIHTGEKPYVCSQCGNSFTSKHSLDVHFRVHTGEKPFTCDQCGKSFSNNRNLEIHMRTHTGEKPFACDQCGKTFIGSSNLKKHLTVHTKEKPYSCSVCGKSFSRRQSLQKHQKIHTDVRGYMCFEGGKTFISGSDFKKHQRIHTGEKHYKCSDSDKKISLSSSLKTHKRIHMGEKHYKCSHCDKRFSDSSSLKRHEMIHTGEKHFKCSHCDKRFNVSANLKTHERIHTGEKPYKCSHCDMKFNVSSNLKTHERIHTEEKPYKCSHCDKRFSLSLSLKRHERIHTGEKYFKCSHCDKRFSQSSHLKRHEMIHMGEKLYKCSYCDKRFNVSANLKTHERIHTGEKHFKCSHCDMRFNVSSNLKTHERIHTGEKPYKCSHCDKRFSLSSHLKRHERIHTGEKHFKCSHCDKRFSDSSSLKRHERIHTGEKHFKCSHCDKRFNVSANLKTHERIHTGEKHFKCSHCDKRFSVSSNLKTHERIHTGEKHYKCSHCDMRFSVSSNLKTHERIHTGEKHYKCSHCDKRFSLSSSLKKHERIHSREKPRV, from the exons ATGACAGAAATCCCTGTCATGACATCCACCGATAATAACATGCAGAAGGAGattatctgtgttcttcaagccATGTCAG aTATGAttaaagaggaggaggagagtaaagaactgagtgaagtggaggagaaacatcatgtcaaacctggagaaaaaccaacctgcactcagtgtggaaacgGCTTCACAACCAAACAACATCTTGAGcttcacatgagaattcatactg ATATGATtaaagaggaggaggaaagTGAAGAATTGAGTGAAGTGGAGGAGAAACATCATGTCAaacctggagaaaaacctttgaGTTGCTCAAAgactaaaaagacatttttaaagaaaagaagaacCAAGAAATCTTTcacctgcactcagtgtggaaagagtttcacaaccAAACAGAGTCGTGATGTTCACATGagaatccacactggagagagaccattcacatgtgatcagtgtggaaagagtttatTAACCAAACAGAGTCTTGATGTTCACATGagaatccacactggagagagaccGTTCACATGtggtcagtgtggaaagagtttcacaaccAAACAAAGTCTTAAttttcacatgagagttcatactggtgagaagccgttcacatgcgatcagtgtggaaagagaaTCTCAAGCAATCGTAATCTTGAGAttcacatgaggatccacactggagagaagccgtatgTATGCAGTCAATGTGGAAACAGTTTCACATCCAAACACAGTCTTGATGTTCACTTtagagttcatactggagagaagccattcacatgtgaccagtgtggaaagagcttctCAAACAATCGTAATCTTGAGATTCACATGAGGACCCACACCGGAGAGAAACCATTCGcatgtgatcaatgtggcaAAACATTTATTGGGTCATCAAACCTGAAGAAACACCTGACAGTTCATACGAAGGAGAAGCCATattcatgttctgtgtgtggaaagagtttttcacggCGGCAAAGTTTACAAAAACATCAGAAAATACATACTGATGTGAGAGGGTACATGTGCTTTGAGGGTGGGAAGACTTTTATTTCAGGGAGCGATTTTAAAAAACACCAGAGAATTCACACCGGAGAAAAACATTACAAGTGTTCAGACAGCGACAAAAAAATTAGTCTTTCATCATCTCTGAAAACACACAAGAGGATCCACATGGGAGAAAAAcattacaagtgttcacactgtgacaagagattcagtgatTCATCATCTCTGAAAAGACATGAGATGATCCACACgggagaaaaacatttcaagtgttcacactgtgacaagagattcaatgTGTCAGcaaatctgaaaacacatgagaggatccacactggagaaaaaccttacaagtgttcacactgtgacatgAAATTCAATGTGTCATcaaatctgaaaacacatgagaggatccacactgaagaaaaaccttacaagtgttcacactgcgacaagagattcagtctgTCATTATCTCTGAAaagacatgagaggatccacacaggagaaaaatatttcaagtgttcacactgtgacaagagattcagtcagtCATCACATCTGAAAAGACATGAGATGATCCACATGGGAGAAAAACTTTACAAATGTTCatactgtgacaagagattcaatgTGTCAGcaaatctgaaaacacatgagaggatccacactggagaaaaacatttcaagtgttcacactgtgacatgAGATTCAATGTGTCATcaaatctgaaaacacatgagaggatccacactggagaaaaaccttacaagtgttcacactgtgacaagagattcagtctgTCATCACATCTGAAaagacatgagaggatccacacaggagaaaaacatttcaagtgttcacactgtgacaagagattcagtgattcatcatctctgaaaagacatgagaggatccacacgggagaaaaacatttcaagtgttcacactgtgacaagagattcaatgTGTCAGcaaatctgaaaacacatgagaggatccacactggagaaaaacatttcaagtgttcacactgtgacaagagattcagtgtgtcatcaaatctgaaaacacatgagaggatccacactggagaaaaacattacaagtgttcacactgtgacatgAGATTCAGTGTGTCATcaaatctgaaaacacatgagaggatccacactggagaaaaacattacaagtgttcacactgtgacaagagattcagtctgTCATCGTCTCTGAAAaaacatgagaggatccacagcaGAGAGAAGCCACGTGTGTAA
- the LOC127509894 gene encoding zinc finger protein 91-like isoform X4, with the protein MSDMIKEEEESKELSEVEEKHHVKPGEKPTCTQCGNGFTTKQHLELHMRIHTDMIKEEEESEELSEVEEKHHVKPGEKPLSCSKTKKTFLKKRRTKKSFTCTQCGKSFTTKQSRDVHMRIHTGERPFTCDQCGKSLLTKQSLDVHMRIHTGERPFTCGQCGKSFTTKQSLNFHMRVHTGEKPFTCDQCGKRISSNRNLEIHMRIHTGEKPYVCSQCGNSFTSKHSLDVHFRVHTGEKPFTCDQCGKSFSNNRNLEIHMRTHTGEKPFACDQCGKTFIGSSNLKKHLTVHTKEKPYSCSVCGKSFSRRQSLQKHQKIHTDVRGYMCFEGGKTFISGSDFKKHQRIHTGEKHYKCSDSDKKISLSSSLKTHKRIHMGEKHYKCSHCDKRFSDSSSLKRHEMIHTGEKHFKCSHCDKRFNVSANLKTHERIHTGEKPYKCSHCDMKFNVSSNLKTHERIHTEEKPYKCSHCDKRFSLSLSLKRHERIHTGEKYFKCSHCDKRFSQSSHLKRHEMIHMGEKLYKCSYCDKRFNVSANLKTHERIHTGEKHFKCSHCDMRFNVSSNLKTHERIHTGEKPYKCSHCDKRFSLSSHLKRHERIHTGEKHFKCSHCDKRFSDSSSLKRHERIHTGEKHFKCSHCDKRFNVSANLKTHERIHTGEKHFKCSHCDKRFSVSSNLKTHERIHTGEKHYKCSHCDMRFSVSSNLKTHERIHTGEKHYKCSHCDKRFSLSSSLKKHERIHSREKPRV; encoded by the exons ATGTCAG aTATGAttaaagaggaggaggagagtaaagaactgagtgaagtggaggagaaacatcatgtcaaacctggagaaaaaccaacctgcactcagtgtggaaacgGCTTCACAACCAAACAACATCTTGAGcttcacatgagaattcatactg ATATGATtaaagaggaggaggaaagTGAAGAATTGAGTGAAGTGGAGGAGAAACATCATGTCAaacctggagaaaaacctttgaGTTGCTCAAAgactaaaaagacatttttaaagaaaagaagaacCAAGAAATCTTTcacctgcactcagtgtggaaagagtttcacaaccAAACAGAGTCGTGATGTTCACATGagaatccacactggagagagaccattcacatgtgatcagtgtggaaagagtttatTAACCAAACAGAGTCTTGATGTTCACATGagaatccacactggagagagaccGTTCACATGtggtcagtgtggaaagagtttcacaaccAAACAAAGTCTTAAttttcacatgagagttcatactggtgagaagccgttcacatgcgatcagtgtggaaagagaaTCTCAAGCAATCGTAATCTTGAGAttcacatgaggatccacactggagagaagccgtatgTATGCAGTCAATGTGGAAACAGTTTCACATCCAAACACAGTCTTGATGTTCACTTtagagttcatactggagagaagccattcacatgtgaccagtgtggaaagagcttctCAAACAATCGTAATCTTGAGATTCACATGAGGACCCACACCGGAGAGAAACCATTCGcatgtgatcaatgtggcaAAACATTTATTGGGTCATCAAACCTGAAGAAACACCTGACAGTTCATACGAAGGAGAAGCCATattcatgttctgtgtgtggaaagagtttttcacggCGGCAAAGTTTACAAAAACATCAGAAAATACATACTGATGTGAGAGGGTACATGTGCTTTGAGGGTGGGAAGACTTTTATTTCAGGGAGCGATTTTAAAAAACACCAGAGAATTCACACCGGAGAAAAACATTACAAGTGTTCAGACAGCGACAAAAAAATTAGTCTTTCATCATCTCTGAAAACACACAAGAGGATCCACATGGGAGAAAAAcattacaagtgttcacactgtgacaagagattcagtgatTCATCATCTCTGAAAAGACATGAGATGATCCACACgggagaaaaacatttcaagtgttcacactgtgacaagagattcaatgTGTCAGcaaatctgaaaacacatgagaggatccacactggagaaaaaccttacaagtgttcacactgtgacatgAAATTCAATGTGTCATcaaatctgaaaacacatgagaggatccacactgaagaaaaaccttacaagtgttcacactgcgacaagagattcagtctgTCATTATCTCTGAAaagacatgagaggatccacacaggagaaaaatatttcaagtgttcacactgtgacaagagattcagtcagtCATCACATCTGAAAAGACATGAGATGATCCACATGGGAGAAAAACTTTACAAATGTTCatactgtgacaagagattcaatgTGTCAGcaaatctgaaaacacatgagaggatccacactggagaaaaacatttcaagtgttcacactgtgacatgAGATTCAATGTGTCATcaaatctgaaaacacatgagaggatccacactggagaaaaaccttacaagtgttcacactgtgacaagagattcagtctgTCATCACATCTGAAaagacatgagaggatccacacaggagaaaaacatttcaagtgttcacactgtgacaagagattcagtgattcatcatctctgaaaagacatgagaggatccacacgggagaaaaacatttcaagtgttcacactgtgacaagagattcaatgTGTCAGcaaatctgaaaacacatgagaggatccacactggagaaaaacatttcaagtgttcacactgtgacaagagattcagtgtgtcatcaaatctgaaaacacatgagaggatccacactggagaaaaacattacaagtgttcacactgtgacatgAGATTCAGTGTGTCATcaaatctgaaaacacatgagaggatccacactggagaaaaacattacaagtgttcacactgtgacaagagattcagtctgTCATCGTCTCTGAAAaaacatgagaggatccacagcaGAGAGAAGCCACGTGTGTAA
- the LOC127509894 gene encoding zinc finger protein 91-like isoform X3 produces the protein MLRLIQRDMIKEEEESKELSEVEEKHHVKPGEKPTCTQCGNGFTTKQHLELHMRIHTDMIKEEEESEELSEVEEKHHVKPGEKPLSCSKTKKTFLKKRRTKKSFTCTQCGKSFTTKQSRDVHMRIHTGERPFTCDQCGKSLLTKQSLDVHMRIHTGERPFTCGQCGKSFTTKQSLNFHMRVHTGEKPFTCDQCGKRISSNRNLEIHMRIHTGEKPYVCSQCGNSFTSKHSLDVHFRVHTGEKPFTCDQCGKSFSNNRNLEIHMRTHTGEKPFACDQCGKTFIGSSNLKKHLTVHTKEKPYSCSVCGKSFSRRQSLQKHQKIHTDVRGYMCFEGGKTFISGSDFKKHQRIHTGEKHYKCSDSDKKISLSSSLKTHKRIHMGEKHYKCSHCDKRFSDSSSLKRHEMIHTGEKHFKCSHCDKRFNVSANLKTHERIHTGEKPYKCSHCDMKFNVSSNLKTHERIHTEEKPYKCSHCDKRFSLSLSLKRHERIHTGEKYFKCSHCDKRFSQSSHLKRHEMIHMGEKLYKCSYCDKRFNVSANLKTHERIHTGEKHFKCSHCDMRFNVSSNLKTHERIHTGEKPYKCSHCDKRFSLSSHLKRHERIHTGEKHFKCSHCDKRFSDSSSLKRHERIHTGEKHFKCSHCDKRFNVSANLKTHERIHTGEKHFKCSHCDKRFSVSSNLKTHERIHTGEKHYKCSHCDMRFSVSSNLKTHERIHTGEKHYKCSHCDKRFSLSSSLKKHERIHSREKPRV, from the exons atgCTGAGGTTGATacaaagag aTATGAttaaagaggaggaggagagtaaagaactgagtgaagtggaggagaaacatcatgtcaaacctggagaaaaaccaacctgcactcagtgtggaaacgGCTTCACAACCAAACAACATCTTGAGcttcacatgagaattcatactg ATATGATtaaagaggaggaggaaagTGAAGAATTGAGTGAAGTGGAGGAGAAACATCATGTCAaacctggagaaaaacctttgaGTTGCTCAAAgactaaaaagacatttttaaagaaaagaagaacCAAGAAATCTTTcacctgcactcagtgtggaaagagtttcacaaccAAACAGAGTCGTGATGTTCACATGagaatccacactggagagagaccattcacatgtgatcagtgtggaaagagtttatTAACCAAACAGAGTCTTGATGTTCACATGagaatccacactggagagagaccGTTCACATGtggtcagtgtggaaagagtttcacaaccAAACAAAGTCTTAAttttcacatgagagttcatactggtgagaagccgttcacatgcgatcagtgtggaaagagaaTCTCAAGCAATCGTAATCTTGAGAttcacatgaggatccacactggagagaagccgtatgTATGCAGTCAATGTGGAAACAGTTTCACATCCAAACACAGTCTTGATGTTCACTTtagagttcatactggagagaagccattcacatgtgaccagtgtggaaagagcttctCAAACAATCGTAATCTTGAGATTCACATGAGGACCCACACCGGAGAGAAACCATTCGcatgtgatcaatgtggcaAAACATTTATTGGGTCATCAAACCTGAAGAAACACCTGACAGTTCATACGAAGGAGAAGCCATattcatgttctgtgtgtggaaagagtttttcacggCGGCAAAGTTTACAAAAACATCAGAAAATACATACTGATGTGAGAGGGTACATGTGCTTTGAGGGTGGGAAGACTTTTATTTCAGGGAGCGATTTTAAAAAACACCAGAGAATTCACACCGGAGAAAAACATTACAAGTGTTCAGACAGCGACAAAAAAATTAGTCTTTCATCATCTCTGAAAACACACAAGAGGATCCACATGGGAGAAAAAcattacaagtgttcacactgtgacaagagattcagtgatTCATCATCTCTGAAAAGACATGAGATGATCCACACgggagaaaaacatttcaagtgttcacactgtgacaagagattcaatgTGTCAGcaaatctgaaaacacatgagaggatccacactggagaaaaaccttacaagtgttcacactgtgacatgAAATTCAATGTGTCATcaaatctgaaaacacatgagaggatccacactgaagaaaaaccttacaagtgttcacactgcgacaagagattcagtctgTCATTATCTCTGAAaagacatgagaggatccacacaggagaaaaatatttcaagtgttcacactgtgacaagagattcagtcagtCATCACATCTGAAAAGACATGAGATGATCCACATGGGAGAAAAACTTTACAAATGTTCatactgtgacaagagattcaatgTGTCAGcaaatctgaaaacacatgagaggatccacactggagaaaaacatttcaagtgttcacactgtgacatgAGATTCAATGTGTCATcaaatctgaaaacacatgagaggatccacactggagaaaaaccttacaagtgttcacactgtgacaagagattcagtctgTCATCACATCTGAAaagacatgagaggatccacacaggagaaaaacatttcaagtgttcacactgtgacaagagattcagtgattcatcatctctgaaaagacatgagaggatccacacgggagaaaaacatttcaagtgttcacactgtgacaagagattcaatgTGTCAGcaaatctgaaaacacatgagaggatccacactggagaaaaacatttcaagtgttcacactgtgacaagagattcagtgtgtcatcaaatctgaaaacacatgagaggatccacactggagaaaaacattacaagtgttcacactgtgacatgAGATTCAGTGTGTCATcaaatctgaaaacacatgagaggatccacactggagaaaaacattacaagtgttcacactgtgacaagagattcagtctgTCATCGTCTCTGAAAaaacatgagaggatccacagcaGAGAGAAGCCACGTGTGTAA